One Lysinibacillus fusiformis genomic window carries:
- a CDS encoding 2-oxoacid:ferredoxin oxidoreductase subunit beta gives MATFKDFRNSVKPNWCPGCGDFSVQAAIQRAAANVGIEPNELAVISGIGCSGRISGYINSYGFHGIHGRALPIAQGLKMANRDLNVIASGGDGDGFAIGMGHTIHAIRRNIDITYVVMDNQIYGLTKGQTSPRSAAGFITKSTPGGAIEPSLKPLEVALTSGATFVAQGFSTDIKELTALIEAGINHKGFSFINVFSPCVTYNKVNTYDWFKENLTKLADIEGYDNSDRSMAMRTVMENEGLVTGIIYQDTKTASYQEKVPGYSELPLTDIDIKMSENQFNELVNEFM, from the coding sequence ATGGCAACATTTAAGGATTTTCGTAATTCAGTAAAACCAAACTGGTGCCCTGGCTGTGGTGACTTCTCGGTACAAGCCGCAATACAACGTGCAGCTGCTAATGTGGGCATCGAACCAAACGAGCTTGCTGTGATTTCTGGGATAGGCTGTTCAGGTCGTATTTCAGGTTATATAAATTCATATGGTTTCCATGGAATCCATGGTCGTGCACTACCGATTGCCCAAGGCTTAAAAATGGCTAATCGTGACTTAAACGTTATCGCATCTGGTGGTGATGGAGACGGCTTTGCCATCGGGATGGGGCATACAATTCACGCAATCCGTCGTAACATTGACATCACATACGTTGTAATGGATAACCAAATTTACGGTTTAACAAAAGGGCAAACATCACCACGTTCTGCTGCTGGATTTATCACAAAATCTACACCAGGTGGTGCAATTGAGCCTTCGTTAAAACCATTAGAGGTAGCTTTAACAAGTGGTGCAACATTTGTGGCACAAGGTTTCTCTACTGATATTAAAGAATTGACAGCTCTAATTGAAGCGGGTATTAACCATAAAGGTTTCTCATTCATCAACGTATTCTCACCTTGTGTAACATACAACAAAGTGAACACTTATGATTGGTTTAAAGAGAATTTAACAAAGCTTGCAGATATTGAAGGCTACGACAATTCAGATCGCAGCATGGCAATGCGTACAGTAATGGAAAATGAAGGACTTGTTACAGGTATTATCTATCAAGATACAAAAACAGCTTCTTACCAAGAGAAAGTCCCTGGCTACTCTGAACTTCCTCTTACAGATATCGACATTAAAATGAGCGAAAATCAATTTAATGAATTAGTCAATGAATT